Proteins from one Comamonas flocculans genomic window:
- a CDS encoding flagellin, which produces MAATINTNVASLTAQRNLGLSQSSLNTSIQRLSSGLRINSAKDDAAGMAISERFTSQIRGLNQAARNANDGISLAQTAEGAMKAAGDMLQRIRELAVQSANASNSASDRQALQQEVNQLVSELDRVAQTTEFNGQKLLDGNFGTQRFQVGANANQTIVAATANLRTNVYGNNQVSGTAAGGVAAQAAATAANAYSSNGVVGGTIAINGALGSADVNVASAAHAKDVAQAINQQTQSTGVTATARTAVELTFSSAGSYAMTLETGTNKGDAKTISFSLTATQGAEGLSAAVQAINEQSSKTGVIAALNADATAIVLTNETGDTIAVGKTAAVNAGNIGATKMASDGSGGLDAAGSAQTLTGTGTTAVAVAVSGYIMLDSDKSFSIDSTTTNVIATGVQNSDLKKVSDLDITDFDKATHSLKTVDSALSYIAGERAKLGALQSRFETSIAALQVTSENMSASRGRILDADFAAETANLSRTQILQQAGTAMVAQANQLPQGVLALLR; this is translated from the coding sequence ATGGCCGCCACTATCAACACCAACGTCGCCTCGCTGACCGCCCAGCGCAACCTGGGTCTGAGCCAGAGTTCGCTCAATACCTCCATCCAGCGCCTGTCGTCGGGCCTGCGCATCAACAGCGCCAAGGACGATGCGGCCGGCATGGCCATTTCCGAGCGCTTCACCAGCCAGATCCGCGGCCTGAACCAGGCGGCGCGCAACGCCAACGACGGCATTTCGCTGGCGCAGACCGCTGAAGGCGCGATGAAGGCCGCCGGCGACATGCTGCAGCGCATCCGCGAGCTGGCCGTGCAGTCTGCCAACGCCTCCAACAGTGCATCTGACCGCCAGGCGCTGCAGCAGGAAGTGAATCAGCTGGTATCCGAACTGGACCGCGTGGCGCAAACCACCGAATTCAACGGGCAAAAGCTGCTCGATGGCAACTTCGGCACCCAGCGGTTCCAGGTGGGCGCCAACGCCAACCAGACCATCGTGGCGGCCACGGCCAACCTGCGCACCAATGTCTACGGCAACAACCAGGTGTCGGGCACGGCCGCCGGCGGTGTAGCCGCCCAAGCCGCCGCCACTGCTGCCAACGCCTATAGCTCCAACGGCGTGGTGGGTGGCACGATTGCCATCAACGGCGCGCTTGGAAGCGCGGATGTCAACGTGGCCTCGGCGGCACACGCCAAGGACGTGGCCCAGGCCATCAATCAGCAGACCCAGTCGACGGGGGTTACTGCCACAGCTCGCACGGCCGTGGAACTGACTTTCAGTTCCGCTGGTTCCTACGCGATGACGCTGGAGACCGGCACCAACAAGGGCGATGCCAAGACCATCTCCTTCTCGCTGACGGCCACCCAGGGCGCCGAAGGCCTGTCCGCCGCCGTTCAGGCCATCAACGAGCAGTCTTCCAAGACCGGAGTCATCGCCGCGCTCAATGCGGACGCTACGGCCATCGTGCTGACCAATGAGACCGGTGACACGATCGCAGTGGGCAAGACCGCCGCAGTCAATGCAGGCAACATCGGGGCCACGAAGATGGCCAGCGATGGCAGCGGTGGGCTCGATGCCGCTGGCTCCGCCCAGACGCTGACCGGGACCGGCACTACAGCGGTGGCGGTGGCTGTCAGCGGCTACATCATGCTGGATTCGGACAAATCCTTCAGCATCGATTCGACCACGACCAACGTGATTGCCACCGGCGTGCAGAACTCGGACCTGAAGAAGGTCTCCGACCTGGACATCACCGACTTCGACAAGGCTACGCACTCCCTCAAGACCGTGGACTCGGCCCTGTCCTACATCGCCGGTGAACGCGCCAAGCTCGGCGCCCTGCAGTCGCGCTTCGAGACCTCGATCGCCGCGCTGCAGGTCACGTCCGAGAACATGTCCGCCTCCCGCGGGCGCATTCTGGACGCCGACTTCGCGGCGGAGACCGCCAACCTGTCGCGCACCCAGATCCTGCAGCAGGCCGGTACCGCCATGGTGGCGCAGGCCAACCAGTTGCCGCAAGGCGTACTGGCCCTGCTGCGCTGA
- a CDS encoding cation diffusion facilitator family transporter: MLIPASSLLARMAPRHWLLVSIAVAVLTIVLKTLAWWVTDSVGLLSDALESFVNLAGAVFALAMVTVASRPADEDHPFGHHKAEYFSSGFEGILVVGAAIAILWAAVLRLLHPQPLQQLSWGVGLAVLSSVFNGLLAWGMLRAARTRRSVALEGDARHLITDVWTSGGVVVGLFAAGATGWHWLDPVVALLVALNILKEGGALVWQASQGLMDKALAPGKLERIDALLQRYAQASGRVVYFDSLNSRRAGSRSFVQLHMHVPAHWTLGRAATERATVEAELMAAVPGLVATIELLPIGSNTVFEQMEVQE, from the coding sequence ATGCTGATACCTGCTTCCTCCCTGCTCGCCCGCATGGCCCCGCGCCACTGGCTGCTGGTGTCCATCGCGGTGGCGGTGCTCACCATCGTGCTCAAGACGCTGGCCTGGTGGGTGACCGATTCCGTCGGGCTGTTGTCCGACGCGCTGGAGTCCTTCGTCAATCTGGCAGGGGCGGTGTTTGCGCTGGCCATGGTCACGGTGGCCTCGCGGCCGGCGGATGAAGACCACCCCTTCGGCCACCACAAGGCGGAGTATTTTTCATCGGGTTTCGAGGGGATCCTGGTCGTGGGGGCGGCCATTGCCATCCTCTGGGCAGCGGTGCTGCGCCTGCTGCATCCGCAGCCGTTGCAACAGCTTTCCTGGGGGGTGGGCCTGGCGGTGCTCAGCTCGGTCTTCAACGGGCTGCTGGCCTGGGGCATGCTGCGCGCGGCGCGCACGCGCCGCTCGGTGGCGCTGGAGGGTGATGCGCGCCATCTGATCACCGACGTGTGGACCTCGGGTGGCGTGGTCGTTGGCCTGTTTGCCGCAGGCGCCACCGGCTGGCATTGGCTGGACCCGGTGGTGGCGCTGCTGGTGGCGCTGAACATCCTGAAAGAGGGCGGCGCGCTGGTCTGGCAGGCCTCGCAAGGGTTGATGGACAAGGCGCTCGCGCCGGGCAAGCTCGAACGCATCGACGCGCTGCTGCAGCGCTACGCCCAGGCCAGCGGGCGGGTGGTGTACTTTGACAGCCTGAACTCCCGGCGCGCGGGCAGCCGCAGCTTTGTGCAGTTGCACATGCACGTGCCTGCCCACTGGACGCTGGGGCGCGCGGCCACGGAGCGCGCCACGGTCGAAGCCGAACTGATGGCGGCCGTGCCGGGTCTGGTCGCCACGATAGAGCTGCTGCCCATAGGCAGCAACACCGTGTTCGAACAAATGGAGGTGCAGGAGTAG
- the fliS gene encoding flagellar export chaperone FliS: MLTAFPPRAASAYQRINVETSMHTMDQHQLVSLLLDGVLGAVAAARGALARQDVPAKCASIGKAVRIVEEGLMTALDTDNGGEIAANLQTVYDYALRRLLEANVKNDDAMLAEVARLIEPIAQGWKAMKQPSAANHESMAAGAAPHAIHHPMVANA; this comes from the coding sequence ATGCTCACCGCCTTCCCTCCCCGCGCCGCTTCCGCCTACCAGCGCATCAACGTCGAAACCAGCATGCACACCATGGACCAGCACCAGCTGGTCAGCCTGCTGCTGGACGGCGTGCTGGGCGCGGTGGCCGCCGCCCGGGGCGCGCTGGCGCGCCAGGACGTGCCGGCAAAATGCGCGAGCATCGGCAAGGCGGTGCGCATCGTTGAAGAAGGGCTGATGACGGCACTGGACACCGACAACGGTGGCGAGATCGCCGCCAACCTGCAAACCGTCTACGACTATGCGCTGCGTCGCCTGCTGGAGGCCAACGTCAAGAACGACGACGCCATGCTGGCGGAAGTGGCGCGCCTGATCGAACCCATCGCCCAGGGTTGGAAGGCCATGAAGCAGCCGTCGGCCGCCAACCACGAAAGCATGGCAGCCGGGGCAGCGCCGCACGCCATCCACCATCCCATGGTCGCCAACGCCTGA
- a CDS encoding exosortase H-associated membrane protein: MTAAAPPRPGPVLLRFALIAAAAIVVLTLAWSKASPWLSYPVAALSHVVLEQGAPMWVRSVHKAPGSIEVDTAVSVRDPQSGRLGDVVLEADPGRYAYGLPIFLALLLAAWLTHRTPGRLGRALLGYLLLLPAQVFSLVMYLWMQLAGAAQYQARLLFIDPWQLELIVYGYQLGVLVLPTLAPVLVWLLLDQRFFKDVIIPGWKRRP, translated from the coding sequence ATGACCGCCGCCGCGCCACCCCGACCTGGCCCCGTGCTGCTGCGCTTTGCCTTGATTGCGGCCGCGGCCATCGTGGTGCTGACGCTGGCCTGGTCCAAAGCCTCACCCTGGCTGTCCTATCCGGTGGCGGCGTTGTCGCACGTGGTGCTGGAACAGGGCGCGCCGATGTGGGTGCGCAGCGTGCACAAGGCGCCCGGCAGCATAGAGGTGGATACGGCGGTGAGCGTGCGGGATCCGCAGTCCGGGCGCCTGGGCGACGTGGTGCTGGAGGCCGACCCCGGCCGCTATGCCTATGGCCTGCCGATCTTCCTGGCGCTGTTGCTGGCCGCCTGGCTGACGCACCGCACGCCGGGGCGCCTGGGGCGGGCGCTGCTGGGTTATCTGTTGCTGTTGCCGGCGCAGGTTTTCAGCCTGGTGATGTATTTGTGGATGCAGCTTGCGGGCGCGGCGCAGTACCAGGCGCGGCTGCTGTTCATCGACCCGTGGCAGCTCGAACTAATCGTCTACGGCTACCAGCTGGGCGTGCTGGTGCTGCCTACGCTGGCGCCGGTGCTGGTGTGGCTGCTGCTTGACCAGCGGTTTTTCAAGGACGTGATCATCCCGGGCTGGAAGCGGCGGCCCTAG
- the fliD gene encoding flagellar filament capping protein FliD: MASFSSIGVGLGGNVDVNGLIQASVDAVKLPITRANGLNDQNKLAEARISTFGQLQSLVSSLQLAAGRLASVTGWNAVAATSSNDKAITATAIGGTVETTFSVEVSQLAKAQVSTSASLAGNQAVGAGSLTLEIGRWDGGSFTAGDTAAVNIEIGATDTLSDIAGKINGANAGVTATIVTDVTGQRLMLRSKTTGEDAGFRMSVTDADGDMDDGAGLSRLANGLSSDPGANAGANAMARINGLFDVSSSTNTFENAIAGVTFKVTELTTAPVEITVSKDAQAVKKNIEDFVVAYNAANQALNDLTKFDSATGKGGLLQGDSAAVTLQNQLRNVVQSISSSTGPYKTLSSIGLGMIQGGDLSIDNAKLDEALKNPDAVKALFIGADGSAATVDGVAEKIKAATAQLLDTNGFFASKDKQLKATMERNAKEIARINDRADSTEALLKARYTALDTQMSKLNALNAYIAQQVETWNKQKM, from the coding sequence ATGGCCAGTTTTTCATCCATCGGGGTCGGCCTGGGCGGCAACGTCGATGTCAATGGGCTGATTCAGGCGTCGGTGGACGCGGTCAAGCTGCCGATCACGCGCGCCAACGGCCTGAACGACCAGAACAAGCTCGCCGAAGCCAGGATTTCCACCTTCGGCCAATTGCAGTCGCTGGTGTCGTCGCTGCAACTGGCCGCAGGCAGGCTGGCCAGCGTGACCGGCTGGAATGCGGTGGCGGCCACCTCATCCAACGACAAGGCCATCACCGCCACCGCCATCGGCGGCACCGTGGAAACCACCTTCAGCGTGGAGGTGAGCCAGCTGGCCAAGGCCCAGGTGTCCACCTCGGCCTCCCTTGCCGGCAACCAGGCGGTGGGCGCGGGTTCACTCACGCTTGAGATCGGGCGCTGGGACGGCGGCAGTTTCACGGCCGGCGACACGGCCGCGGTGAACATCGAGATCGGCGCCACCGACACGCTGTCGGACATCGCCGGCAAGATCAATGGTGCCAACGCCGGCGTCACCGCCACCATCGTGACGGACGTGACCGGCCAGCGCCTGATGTTGCGCAGCAAGACCACGGGCGAGGACGCGGGCTTTCGCATGTCGGTGACCGATGCCGATGGCGACATGGACGACGGCGCCGGCCTTTCCCGCCTGGCCAACGGGCTCTCCAGCGACCCCGGCGCGAATGCGGGCGCCAATGCCATGGCCCGGATCAACGGGCTGTTTGACGTCAGCTCCAGCACCAACACCTTCGAAAACGCCATTGCCGGCGTCACCTTCAAGGTGACCGAGCTGACCACGGCACCCGTCGAAATCACGGTGAGCAAGGACGCACAGGCCGTCAAGAAGAACATCGAGGACTTCGTGGTGGCCTACAACGCCGCCAACCAGGCGCTCAATGACCTGACCAAATTCGACAGCGCCACGGGCAAGGGCGGCCTGCTGCAGGGTGACTCTGCCGCCGTGACGCTGCAGAACCAGCTGCGCAACGTGGTGCAATCCATCTCCAGCAGCACCGGGCCCTACAAGACGCTGTCGAGCATAGGCCTGGGCATGATCCAGGGTGGCGACCTGTCCATCGACAATGCCAAACTCGACGAAGCGCTCAAGAACCCGGACGCGGTCAAGGCCTTGTTCATCGGCGCCGACGGCAGCGCGGCAACAGTGGACGGCGTGGCCGAGAAGATCAAGGCGGCGACGGCGCAGCTGCTCGATACCAACGGCTTCTTCGCCTCCAAGGACAAACAGCTCAAGGCCACCATGGAGCGCAACGCCAAGGAGATCGCCCGGATCAACGACCGGGCCGACAGCACCGAGGCGCTGCTCAAGGCGCGCTACACCGCGCTGGACACGCAGATGAGCAAGCTCAACGCGCTCAACGCCTATATCGCGCAGCAGGTGGAAACCTGGAACAAGCAGAAGATGTGA
- a CDS encoding flagellar protein FliT, with product MPETLIDYYKAIEESSQRMLQAAQVENWDEVVRCESTCSVLIEQLRYHAQTQKLAPAHRREKSRIMQRILRNDAQIRLLAEPWLARFDGLMDQQAQTVH from the coding sequence ATGCCCGAAACGCTCATCGACTACTACAAGGCCATCGAGGAAAGCAGCCAGCGCATGCTGCAGGCAGCCCAGGTGGAAAACTGGGACGAGGTGGTGCGCTGCGAAAGCACCTGCTCGGTGCTGATCGAGCAATTGCGCTACCACGCCCAGACGCAAAAACTCGCGCCCGCGCACCGCCGCGAAAAAAGCCGGATCATGCAGCGCATCCTGCGCAACGACGCGCAGATCCGCCTGCTGGCCGAGCCCTGGCTCGCGCGCTTCGACGGCCTGATGGATCAGCAAGCCCAGACCGTGCATTGA
- the xrtH gene encoding exosortase H, with product MLRFFLLFLGIQLSLFGVNMLNWVQQHAVLPWTALLARISAGLVTWFDASAAAQGKVLWNTATGFGVSIEPGCNGIEACIVLAAAILAFPAPWRSKLRGLLIGSVAVQALNVVRVISLFYIGQWNTAAFNFAHEFLWQALIMLDVLVVWLLWVRTTTRAGAQEGDGPPPNEPPNEPPAAPPSPPRPAAPRGQGVVSHSPDLSLPHARA from the coding sequence ATGCTGCGCTTCTTCCTGCTCTTTCTCGGCATCCAGCTCTCGCTGTTTGGCGTGAACATGCTCAACTGGGTGCAGCAGCATGCGGTGCTGCCCTGGACGGCGCTGCTGGCGCGCATCAGCGCGGGGCTGGTTACCTGGTTTGACGCCAGCGCGGCCGCGCAGGGCAAGGTGTTGTGGAATACCGCCACGGGGTTTGGCGTGTCGATCGAGCCCGGCTGCAACGGCATCGAGGCCTGCATCGTGCTGGCTGCGGCCATCCTGGCGTTTCCCGCGCCCTGGCGCAGCAAGCTGCGCGGCCTGCTGATCGGCAGCGTGGCGGTGCAGGCGCTGAACGTGGTGCGCGTGATCAGCCTGTTCTACATCGGGCAATGGAACACCGCGGCCTTCAACTTCGCGCACGAGTTTCTGTGGCAGGCGCTGATCATGCTGGACGTGCTCGTGGTCTGGTTGCTGTGGGTGCGCACCACCACGCGCGCCGGGGCGCAGGAAGGCGACGGTCCGCCGCCCAACGAGCCGCCCAACGAGCCACCCGCGGCGCCGCCGTCGCCCCCGCGCCCGGCAGCGCCGCGCGGTCAGGGTGTGGTCAGCCATTCGCCCGACCTGTCGCTGCCCCACGCCCGCGCATGA